The following are encoded in a window of Neomicrococcus lactis genomic DNA:
- a CDS encoding peptide MFS transporter — protein sequence MSSISNDPNVRVSEPNGTLDSASQKGFLGHPRPLATLFSVEMWERFSFYGMQAILAYYMYYSVAEGGLGMDKALAVSLVGAYGGGVYLSTILGAWLADRVFGGERVLFYSAIMIMCGHLALALLPGGVGLAIGLILVAVGSGGLKANASVIVGTLYSREDPRRDAGFSIFYMGVNLGALVGPLLTGALQTSLGFHWGFGAAAVGMALGIAVYAFGRKNLPELAREVSNPLPAQDRKKVTLIGIAALVVIVALFAIRLVTLDNLATVISYVVAIAAIIYFTVILRSPQVNTVERKRVFAFIPLFIASVAFWALFQQQFTFIAVYSDERLDRNLFGWEMPASWVQSINPIFIIIFAGIFAAMWTKMGQRQPSTPLKFALSLFIIGVAYLIFIPMESLEKTPLLVLAGILLLCTFAELLLSPIGLSISTKLAPEAFRTQMMALFYLSVSLGTTLSGVLAAYYQPGQEIAYFVALGAGCIILGVALLVATPAIKRLMGGVK from the coding sequence ATGTCCTCTATCTCAAACGACCCCAACGTGCGGGTTTCAGAGCCGAACGGAACTCTAGATTCCGCGTCCCAGAAGGGTTTTCTGGGACATCCACGGCCCCTCGCAACGCTCTTTAGCGTAGAAATGTGGGAACGCTTCTCCTTCTACGGAATGCAAGCGATCCTCGCGTACTACATGTACTACTCCGTCGCCGAAGGCGGACTGGGCATGGACAAGGCACTCGCCGTGAGCCTCGTGGGCGCCTACGGCGGTGGCGTGTACTTGAGCACCATCCTGGGTGCTTGGCTGGCCGACCGCGTATTCGGCGGCGAGCGCGTGCTGTTCTACTCAGCCATCATGATCATGTGTGGCCACCTTGCGCTTGCACTTTTGCCCGGCGGAGTTGGACTGGCCATCGGTCTGATTCTTGTGGCGGTTGGTTCCGGTGGCCTCAAGGCCAACGCGTCCGTCATTGTGGGTACCTTGTACTCGCGTGAGGATCCGCGCCGCGACGCAGGCTTCTCGATCTTCTACATGGGCGTCAACTTGGGCGCCCTCGTGGGACCGCTCTTGACCGGCGCTTTGCAGACCAGCTTGGGCTTCCACTGGGGCTTCGGTGCCGCAGCTGTTGGTATGGCGCTCGGCATTGCCGTGTACGCCTTTGGCCGCAAGAACTTGCCTGAGCTCGCTCGCGAAGTCAGCAACCCGCTTCCTGCCCAGGACCGCAAGAAGGTCACGCTGATCGGCATCGCCGCACTCGTGGTGATCGTTGCGCTCTTCGCCATCCGCTTGGTCACGCTGGACAACCTAGCCACCGTGATCTCCTACGTGGTGGCCATCGCGGCAATCATCTACTTCACGGTGATCCTGCGCAGCCCGCAGGTCAATACAGTGGAGCGCAAGCGCGTCTTCGCCTTCATCCCGCTCTTCATTGCGTCCGTGGCGTTTTGGGCTCTGTTCCAGCAGCAGTTCACGTTCATCGCCGTGTACTCGGACGAGCGTCTGGACCGTAACCTGTTCGGCTGGGAAATGCCGGCTTCATGGGTTCAGTCCATCAACCCGATCTTCATCATCATCTTCGCCGGTATCTTTGCTGCAATGTGGACCAAGATGGGTCAGCGCCAGCCATCCACTCCGCTGAAGTTCGCGCTGTCCTTGTTCATCATTGGCGTCGCGTACTTGATCTTCATTCCAATGGAATCTTTGGAGAAGACGCCGCTCTTGGTGCTCGCTGGCATCTTGCTGCTGTGCACCTTCGCTGAGTTGTTGTTGAGCCCTATCGGCTTGTCCATCTCCACGAAGCTGGCACCGGAAGCTTTCCGCACCCAGATGATGGCCTTGTTCTACTTGTCCGTCTCTTTGGGAACCACGCTTTCTGGCGTGCTGGCGGCGTACTACCAGCCTGGCCAGGAGATCGCGTACTTCGTGGCTCTGGGCGCTGGCTGCATCATCTTGGGCGTCGCCCTGTTGGTGGCCACGCCTGCTATCAAGCGCCTCATGGGCGGCGTGAAGTAA
- a CDS encoding cupin domain-containing protein, which produces MTSIRLPATSTVQQDDENARVTMWHFEPGTETHGHVHELDYIVVPVTSGELTIETPDAMRHKFQIEAGQSYSRPAGVEHNVANDTDEDIIFVEIELKK; this is translated from the coding sequence ATGACGAGTATTCGACTTCCAGCAACCTCAACCGTGCAGCAAGATGACGAGAACGCGCGCGTCACGATGTGGCACTTTGAGCCGGGCACGGAGACTCATGGGCACGTTCACGAGCTGGACTATATTGTGGTCCCGGTGACGAGCGGCGAGCTCACGATTGAGACCCCGGATGCGATGCGGCATAAGTTTCAGATTGAGGCCGGTCAGTCCTACTCGCGGCCCGCGGGCGTGGAGCACAACGTCGCCAATGACACGGATGAAGACATCATCTTCGTGGAGATTGAGCTCAAGAAATAG
- the pgm gene encoding phosphoglucomutase (alpha-D-glucose-1,6-bisphosphate-dependent), with the protein MSQNRAGTRALETDLIDVDQVVAAYYDVHPDPKEPTQRVAFGTSGHRGSSLKTSFNEDHILAITQAIVEYRNGQGITGPLFLGKDTHALSDPAQDTALEVLAANDVTVFWESNGDYAPTPAVSFAILSYNADPSHKSQADGIIITPSHNPPADGGFKYNPPHGGPADSDATSWIARRANELIEGKLAEVKRVPLAQAKLSDGVVHHDFRAPYVNALPEVLNIAAIKDAGIRIGADPMGGASVDYWGAIAEHHHLNLTVVNPLVDPRWSFMTLDWDEKIRMDCSSPYAMASLIGQKDKFDIATGNDADSDRHGIVTPDGGLMNPNHYLSVAIDYLYRNRTSWPQDAGVGKTLVSSSMIDRVAAGLGRKLVEVPVGFKWFVPGFLDGTGVFGGEESAGASFVRFDGRPWSTDKDGILLALLASEIQAVTGQSPSQLYRGLTEKYGEPAYARIDAAATVDQKARLGKLSPSDVTADQLAGETITAKLTEAPGNSASIGGLKVTTENAWFAARPSGTEDVYKIYAESFKGAEHLAEVQKDAKAIVDTVLGSAG; encoded by the coding sequence ATGAGCCAGAATCGTGCGGGCACGCGTGCCCTGGAAACAGATCTCATCGATGTTGACCAAGTAGTTGCTGCTTACTACGACGTCCACCCTGACCCGAAAGAGCCCACTCAACGAGTGGCCTTCGGAACCTCGGGGCATCGCGGTTCTTCCCTCAAGACGAGCTTCAACGAAGACCACATTCTGGCCATCACGCAGGCGATCGTTGAATACCGCAACGGTCAGGGCATCACCGGCCCACTGTTCTTGGGCAAGGACACGCACGCGCTGTCTGACCCCGCTCAAGACACCGCACTCGAAGTGCTCGCCGCCAATGACGTCACGGTGTTCTGGGAGAGCAACGGCGACTACGCCCCCACTCCCGCGGTCTCCTTCGCGATCCTGAGCTACAACGCAGACCCCAGCCACAAGTCCCAGGCTGACGGCATCATCATCACTCCAAGCCACAACCCACCGGCTGACGGCGGCTTCAAGTACAACCCTCCTCACGGCGGCCCTGCGGACTCGGACGCCACGTCCTGGATTGCCCGCCGCGCCAACGAACTGATCGAGGGCAAGCTCGCTGAAGTAAAGCGAGTGCCGCTGGCTCAGGCAAAGCTGAGCGACGGCGTCGTACACCATGATTTCCGGGCCCCGTATGTCAATGCGCTGCCGGAGGTACTCAACATTGCCGCGATCAAGGACGCCGGAATCCGCATTGGAGCGGATCCGATGGGCGGCGCATCCGTGGACTATTGGGGCGCGATTGCCGAGCATCACCACCTCAACCTGACAGTGGTCAATCCGCTCGTGGATCCGCGCTGGTCCTTCATGACGCTGGACTGGGACGAGAAGATCCGCATGGACTGCTCCAGCCCGTACGCCATGGCGAGCCTGATTGGGCAGAAGGACAAGTTCGATATCGCCACCGGTAACGACGCCGACTCGGACCGGCACGGCATCGTCACTCCGGATGGTGGGCTCATGAACCCCAACCACTACTTGTCCGTGGCGATCGATTACTTGTACCGCAACCGGACGTCCTGGCCGCAGGATGCGGGCGTGGGAAAGACCTTGGTGTCCTCCTCCATGATTGACCGCGTGGCCGCCGGTTTGGGCCGCAAGCTCGTGGAAGTTCCCGTGGGCTTCAAGTGGTTTGTTCCCGGATTCCTTGATGGGACCGGCGTTTTTGGCGGCGAGGAATCCGCCGGCGCGAGCTTTGTGCGCTTTGACGGCCGCCCATGGTCCACGGATAAGGATGGCATCTTGCTAGCGCTCTTGGCGTCCGAGATTCAGGCCGTCACGGGCCAGTCCCCCAGCCAGCTTTACCGCGGCCTGACGGAGAAATATGGCGAGCCTGCTTACGCTCGCATCGACGCCGCCGCCACGGTGGATCAGAAGGCGCGCTTGGGTAAGTTGAGCCCGTCAGACGTCACCGCCGACCAGCTCGCGGGCGAGACCATCACGGCCAAACTGACTGAGGCGCCCGGAAACAGCGCATCCATTGGCGGCCTGAAGGTCACCACCGAGAACGCGTGGTTTGCCGCGCGGCCATCCGGCACCGAGGACGTCTACAAGATCTACGCCGAGTCCTTCAAGGGCGCCGAGCACTTGGCCGAGGTCCAGAAGGACGCGAAGGCCATCGTGGATACGGTGCTCGGTTCCGCAGGCTAG
- a CDS encoding fumarylacetoacetate hydrolase family protein codes for MHPSRACAAVGPRVILGDVLGSGTVGNGGCLGELWGRNQGLTPPPLVEGDVVTLTIEGIGEISNRVGAAEPAPELPRARRRPRLRHRAEVTAETTA; via the coding sequence GTGCATCCATCGCGAGCGTGCGCAGCAGTGGGCCCGCGAGTGATCCTCGGCGACGTGCTGGGATCCGGAACCGTCGGCAACGGCGGCTGTCTCGGCGAACTCTGGGGCCGCAATCAGGGCCTCACGCCGCCGCCACTCGTGGAGGGCGACGTCGTCACGCTCACCATCGAAGGCATCGGCGAAATCAGCAACCGTGTAGGTGCGGCCGAGCCAGCGCCGGAACTGCCGCGCGCGCGTCGTCGTCCTCGGTTGCGTCACCGCGCTGAGGTAACCGCCGAAACAACCGCTTAA
- a CDS encoding aldehyde dehydrogenase family protein has translation MTYDDATSESTFASGLETPERDGALPTELTPIHEETEAAAEEVRLDVVPEATKHLDVVETVAHLRTGARERVAVPRKFRAAQLKAFERMMSRHEADFLAALAQDLGKSAVEAQLTELAMVRNEIKHAQLYLTEWMAAKHERMPIAFQPAVGKVEPQPLGLVLVMGPWNYPINNLLIPVVSAIAAGNCVVIKPSENAPAVSALIERLVPQFLDHRAVAVVAGGADVAQELLEQKWDHIFFTGSQRIGRLVYKAAAEQMTPVTLELGGKCPAVVVDGNWPAVARRLAFGKFTNAGQTCVAPDYVLAVGKAADELEKHLPKAIAEFYGKNPAASKDYGRIVNDASMDRLAGYLKDGEVVTGGEFDREKRFFAPTVLKNVDPSSPVMQEEIFGPILPIIRVANVDEAIDFIASRPDPLAAYLFSERPRLHTIFEDYVRAGGIGIGVAVLHVGLTNLPFGGVGASGMGNYHGKFGFDTFSQMRPAMAKTTVVDTLRAAYPPYGWAKSNLMHRIL, from the coding sequence ATGACGTACGACGACGCCACTTCAGAGAGCACTTTCGCTTCCGGACTCGAAACCCCGGAGCGCGACGGCGCCCTCCCTACGGAGCTCACGCCGATTCACGAAGAGACCGAGGCCGCTGCCGAGGAAGTGCGATTGGATGTGGTTCCTGAAGCCACCAAGCACTTAGACGTTGTGGAAACCGTGGCTCACTTGCGAACCGGAGCTCGGGAACGCGTGGCTGTACCGCGCAAGTTCCGTGCCGCGCAGCTCAAGGCGTTCGAGCGCATGATGAGCCGTCATGAAGCTGATTTTTTGGCTGCGTTGGCGCAGGATCTCGGCAAATCCGCCGTTGAAGCGCAGCTGACCGAGCTGGCGATGGTGCGTAACGAGATCAAGCACGCGCAGCTGTATTTGACGGAGTGGATGGCCGCGAAGCATGAGCGCATGCCCATCGCTTTCCAGCCCGCAGTGGGCAAAGTGGAGCCGCAGCCTTTGGGCCTCGTCCTGGTCATGGGTCCGTGGAACTACCCCATCAATAACTTGCTGATCCCCGTTGTCTCGGCGATTGCCGCCGGGAACTGCGTAGTGATCAAGCCTTCGGAAAACGCGCCCGCCGTCAGTGCCCTCATTGAGCGCTTGGTGCCGCAGTTCTTAGATCACCGTGCCGTGGCCGTGGTGGCTGGCGGGGCGGATGTCGCACAGGAATTGTTGGAGCAGAAGTGGGACCACATCTTCTTCACTGGCAGCCAGCGCATTGGCCGTTTGGTGTACAAGGCGGCGGCGGAGCAGATGACGCCGGTGACGCTCGAGCTCGGGGGCAAGTGCCCTGCTGTAGTGGTCGATGGCAACTGGCCCGCCGTGGCGCGCCGATTGGCCTTTGGAAAGTTCACTAACGCGGGGCAAACCTGCGTGGCTCCGGACTACGTGCTTGCTGTAGGCAAGGCGGCGGACGAGCTTGAGAAGCACTTGCCAAAAGCCATCGCCGAGTTCTACGGCAAGAATCCTGCCGCGTCCAAGGACTACGGGCGGATTGTCAACGACGCCAGCATGGACCGTCTCGCGGGATACCTGAAGGACGGAGAGGTGGTGACTGGCGGCGAGTTCGATCGCGAGAAGCGCTTCTTCGCACCGACCGTGCTCAAGAACGTTGATCCATCCTCGCCGGTCATGCAGGAGGAGATCTTCGGTCCCATCCTGCCGATCATTCGTGTGGCGAATGTGGATGAGGCCATCGACTTCATCGCGTCTCGCCCGGATCCGCTCGCTGCCTACTTGTTCTCTGAGCGTCCACGCTTGCACACGATCTTCGAGGACTACGTGCGCGCCGGCGGAATCGGCATTGGCGTGGCCGTCCTGCACGTGGGGTTGACGAACTTGCCGTTCGGTGGAGTGGGGGCCTCCGGCATGGGTAATTACCATGGGAAGTTTGGCTTCGACACGTTCTCGCAAATGCGCCCCGCCATGGCGAAGACCACCGTGGTGGACACGTTGCGTGCGGCCTACCCGCCTTATGGTTGGGCAAAATCTAACCTCATGCACCGCATTTTGTAG
- a CDS encoding uracil-xanthine permease family protein, with protein MKRNALGFGWTLHGDGKTIRPGAVVAPDERLSWPLTASIGVQHIMAMFGATVLVPTLTGFPVSTTILFTGVGTLLFLLITQGKVPSYLGSSFAFIAPIGAAMNQHGIGGALGGLIMSGVALFLVGLIVQKSGVGWIHTLMPPVVMGTIVAAIGLNLASATTTAMQDVPLTTFVTLAAVVISAVLFKGMLGRLSILVGIVVGYLVALLQGQVDFTAVSEAGWIGLPPFHLPEFHANLLPLFLPVVLVLVAENIGHVKTVALMTGRDLDRSYGRALMSDGVATALAGSFGGSGTTTYAENIGVMASSRVYSTAAYWVAGSVAILLAFLPKFGALISTIPAGVSGGAGIVLYGMIGIMGARLWVQNQVDFSNPINLMTAGSGLIIAIANPVLTIAGAQYGGIALGTAATLLIFHVMRTIARARGTEVSAAAEDSGVNPSKLG; from the coding sequence ATGAAACGCAACGCACTCGGTTTTGGTTGGACACTGCACGGGGATGGCAAGACCATCCGCCCCGGCGCCGTAGTAGCGCCGGACGAGCGCTTGAGCTGGCCGCTGACGGCGAGCATCGGCGTGCAGCACATCATGGCGATGTTCGGCGCCACGGTGCTGGTGCCCACGCTGACCGGCTTCCCCGTTTCCACCACCATTCTCTTCACGGGCGTGGGCACGCTGCTGTTCTTGCTCATCACGCAGGGCAAGGTGCCGAGCTACCTCGGTTCGTCCTTTGCTTTCATTGCCCCGATTGGCGCCGCCATGAATCAGCATGGGATCGGCGGTGCGCTGGGCGGATTGATCATGTCCGGCGTGGCCCTGTTCCTGGTGGGCTTGATTGTGCAGAAGTCCGGCGTGGGCTGGATTCACACACTCATGCCGCCCGTGGTCATGGGCACGATTGTTGCGGCAATCGGCCTGAACCTGGCCTCCGCCACCACTACCGCCATGCAGGACGTCCCGCTGACCACATTCGTGACGCTGGCCGCCGTGGTCATTTCTGCCGTGCTTTTCAAGGGGATGCTGGGCCGTTTGTCCATCCTGGTGGGCATTGTGGTGGGCTACCTCGTAGCGCTGTTGCAGGGTCAAGTGGACTTCACAGCGGTCTCCGAGGCCGGCTGGATAGGTCTTCCGCCGTTCCACTTGCCCGAATTCCACGCGAACCTGCTGCCACTGTTCCTTCCCGTGGTGCTGGTGTTGGTTGCCGAAAATATCGGCCACGTGAAGACGGTGGCCCTCATGACGGGTCGGGATTTGGACCGTAGCTACGGACGGGCGTTGATGTCCGACGGCGTCGCCACGGCTCTCGCAGGCAGCTTCGGCGGATCCGGCACCACGACATACGCCGAGAACATTGGCGTCATGGCTTCCTCCCGGGTTTACTCGACCGCGGCTTACTGGGTTGCTGGCTCGGTGGCGATTCTGCTGGCGTTTTTGCCAAAGTTTGGCGCGCTCATCTCGACGATTCCCGCAGGCGTTTCCGGCGGTGCTGGCATTGTGCTGTACGGCATGATCGGCATCATGGGTGCCCGGCTATGGGTGCAGAATCAAGTGGACTTCTCTAACCCCATCAACCTCATGACGGCCGGATCTGGCCTGATCATCGCGATTGCCAATCCTGTGCTCACGATCGCTGGCGCGCAATACGGAGGCATCGCTTTGGGAACTGCGGCGACACTGCTGATCTTCCACGTCATGCGGACCATCGCGCGCGCCCGCGGCACGGAAGTTTCCGCGGCCGCGGAAGATTCTGGGGTCAATCCCAGCAAGCTTGGCTAA
- a CDS encoding ABC transporter ATP-binding protein/permease, translated as MRDVSKSFGEESAAPILSELNLSIRRGEFVSIVGPSGAGKSTILNLAGLLSFPTSGDVYFDGHRVQDLSDREIDRLRGRRIGFVFQESHMIPERTVAENLAVGLLEQGFTRAEVEQRIDDALALVDLVSKSNTRASSLSGGERQRAAIARAVASQPELILADEPTGSLDQGNGRRVMEYLRHVSEQGITVVIITHDPLVAQVADRTITVVDGRVADEQWNHDGAKADSTLVKPFLSTDPRRNAPLRDKWFNRLSNSLRDALASTILKPLRSVFLIGAILVGVVGLVAATGISQTAALQIADRISTSGLDEVRVGAPGDVEWTKALAGIQAVIDVGRVASLDRTTWEPHAFSPTKVSGAPESISYALGVDPGYFRVQEIKTMPRNAGAVLSRSQRATILGVRVAEKLGIHNADGSRGVWMNGHRYAVIGLAHNSAREPSAEDAIFVPFSASLVANSHYIVRTEPGYPAAISDAIPRTLDPAHPERISVSTVADLRSLSVGVSRDLGATITVISSMLLIVAILGCAASMSLAVHQRTGEIGLRRALGATRRDVVRLFFCEGLIVGFAGGMLGVSLGNLCVAAVSFFQGWAMTLSPATIGVGLLTGTLCGALASVIPAVLAARLDPSEAVRKP; from the coding sequence ATGCGTGACGTCTCAAAATCATTCGGGGAAGAATCCGCAGCACCAATTCTGAGCGAACTAAACCTCTCGATTCGTCGCGGGGAGTTCGTTTCCATTGTTGGCCCGTCCGGCGCCGGAAAATCCACGATCTTGAATCTTGCCGGGCTGCTTTCTTTTCCAACGTCGGGTGACGTGTACTTTGATGGGCACCGCGTCCAGGATCTTTCGGACCGCGAGATTGATCGCTTGAGGGGACGCCGTATTGGTTTTGTCTTCCAAGAAAGCCACATGATCCCCGAACGGACCGTGGCTGAAAATCTCGCGGTCGGCCTGCTTGAACAAGGCTTTACGCGGGCCGAGGTTGAGCAGCGCATTGATGACGCCCTCGCATTGGTGGATTTGGTCTCGAAGTCCAACACCCGAGCCTCGTCCCTATCTGGCGGAGAGCGGCAACGGGCGGCGATCGCCCGCGCCGTCGCGTCACAACCCGAACTCATACTCGCTGATGAACCAACGGGAAGCCTGGATCAAGGAAATGGTCGGCGCGTGATGGAGTACTTGCGCCACGTCAGTGAGCAAGGAATCACGGTCGTCATCATCACTCATGATCCGCTCGTTGCCCAGGTTGCTGATCGAACTATCACGGTGGTTGACGGGCGGGTTGCCGATGAGCAGTGGAATCACGATGGAGCAAAAGCGGATTCCACACTTGTGAAGCCATTCTTAAGTACCGATCCCCGCCGCAATGCGCCCTTGCGTGACAAGTGGTTTAATCGATTGTCAAACTCCCTCCGGGACGCTCTGGCGAGCACTATCTTGAAGCCTTTAAGATCGGTATTTCTTATTGGCGCGATTCTGGTGGGCGTTGTCGGGCTTGTTGCCGCGACGGGCATTAGCCAAACTGCGGCACTTCAGATTGCCGATCGAATCTCAACGAGCGGACTCGACGAAGTACGCGTAGGCGCTCCCGGGGACGTCGAATGGACCAAGGCACTCGCAGGAATTCAGGCCGTAATCGACGTCGGACGCGTGGCGTCCCTCGACCGGACCACGTGGGAACCACACGCGTTCTCGCCCACTAAAGTGTCCGGCGCGCCAGAGAGTATTTCCTATGCTTTGGGCGTGGACCCTGGATATTTTCGCGTTCAAGAAATTAAGACGATGCCTCGAAACGCCGGCGCTGTCCTCTCAAGGAGTCAGCGAGCAACTATTTTGGGCGTGCGTGTGGCCGAGAAGCTGGGCATTCACAACGCTGACGGTTCACGCGGTGTTTGGATGAACGGACACCGCTACGCAGTCATTGGACTAGCCCACAATTCGGCGCGGGAACCCTCTGCCGAGGATGCCATCTTTGTGCCATTTTCCGCGTCTCTTGTTGCGAATTCCCATTACATCGTGCGCACTGAGCCCGGATACCCGGCCGCCATTTCTGACGCAATTCCTCGCACGCTTGATCCGGCCCATCCGGAACGGATTTCCGTGAGCACGGTCGCTGACCTGCGTAGTCTTTCCGTGGGCGTCTCACGTGACCTGGGCGCCACCATCACCGTTATTTCCAGTATGTTGCTCATCGTGGCCATTCTGGGTTGCGCCGCCTCGATGAGCCTCGCTGTCCATCAACGAACGGGAGAGATTGGGCTGCGAAGAGCACTCGGAGCAACGCGTCGCGACGTGGTGCGCTTGTTCTTTTGTGAGGGTCTCATCGTGGGATTCGCCGGCGGAATGCTGGGCGTTTCGCTAGGCAACTTATGTGTTGCGGCGGTCTCTTTTTTTCAGGGTTGGGCAATGACCCTGAGTCCCGCCACTATCGGGGTGGGGCTCCTCACTGGCACACTGTGCGGTGCATTGGCATCCGTGATTCCTGCGGTGCTCGCGGCCCGCCTTGATCCGAGTGAAGCCGTGCGGAAACCCTAA